The following is a genomic window from Paenibacillus sp. FSL R5-0766.
CATTGCCTCCAAAGACAGTCATTCTACCTTGTCCTGTCAGATAGTATTGCCATTCATCTGCATTGGGATGCCAATGCAGTTCACGCATGGCGCCAGGTCGGATCTCAACGAGTGCGGCTGCAACGGTAGTTGAGATGGGGAAGTTGGTGGAGTCTACGATCCGCACGCTTCCGCCGGGGGTAATGAGTGGTTCCTGGGCCAGCAATCGGTGTTTGAATGTGAGAGGAACGGTGCCATATGGCGACTGAACTTCCTGGCTCTCGATGGAACCCGGGACGTTATCTTGGAAAATGTAGACCTGTTCCTTCGGCATTGACTGAAAAGCGGATTCGGGCACGCCGAAATTGACAGACAGTACCTCTGGTGGGGTATGGGCAAACCAATCGGATATGGATAACGTATTCAGATCGGAGAAGGACCCGTCATCAAACACAAGCAGAAATTCACAACCTTCCTCCAGCCCCTGAATGGAATGGGGTAGACCTTTGGGGAAAAACCAGAGATCGCCAGGCCCGACATCCGCAATAAAATTACGTCCGTTCTGATCTACCGAAGTGATTCTTGCCGTTCCCCAGATCATATAGGCCCACTCGGATTGTTGATGCCAGTGCAATTCCCTTACACCTCCCGGTGTCAGGCTCATGTTCACACCCGCCAGTGTAGTGGCAATAGGGAGATCCCGTGCGGTGATTTCACGTGACCAACCCCCATGGTTCAATTGCATATGGGTATCGGAAAAAGACATTCTCAGATTGGGCAATAACCCGTTATCGGTTGCCGGAGGTACCAGCATATCGGGGTTTTGTATATCTCTCATGACGTCTCTGGGTCCCAGATCAGGTCCTCCTGCGCCATCACTGCGAATGGGTTGCGGGATGATAAATGGTTTTTCGTTTGGTTGCTGTCCTTTGGTCATGAAGTGATCCCTCCAGATTCAGTCCCATGTCACACGCGACATGGTATCGTTATGTTTACACCTATGAATCAGGGCCTGGATAATATGAGGGACAAACGACAAAAAAGACGTGACCGCATGCGGTCACGTCTTTATTCCAGACTACATTGTACGAAAACGCTGCTCATAAATCTCGTTTACCCGATGGAGAACGGCAGGACCTTGCTCTGTGAAACGAAGTGCTGTCGCTTTGTTTTTCACCAGAAATGTACCGGATTCATGTCCGGTTGGGGATAAAGCCGCATTGTAGAGCAATGAAGCGCCATGGCTTGGATGAGGAAAGAACCATTTCATGATAGGTTTGATATAGAAGGGCAGGCCGGATGTTTTGTTGCCCCTTAGCGTGTTATTTCCACCGGGATCTACGCTTAGTAATTGTATGCCATCCGAACTGGCAGACTTGGCAACCTCGCGTGTCCATAGGGATAAGCCGAGCTTCGAGGTGGCATAAGGACCAAACAGCTTTTTGAATTCGGCTGGACGTTCCAGGATGTTCAGATCAAATTGTCTGACCATATTGAACGAGGTGGTGGAAGTATTAATAACTGTTTTCATCTGTCCTTTGAGCAATAGCTCAACGAATTCCATGTAGATGATGTAAGGGACTACCGTCTGAAGTTCAAAGTGTAGTTCATGCCCCTGATCAGAGAAACGAAGTTCGGCAGCGCTGCCTCCGGCATTGTTAAACAAGACATCGATCGAATCGGTATCGGATTTAATCTGATCCAGTGCAGTTCTCAGGCTGTCGTAGTTGGTCAGATTAGCCTGAACGGGGCGGAGCTGGCCTGAACGTAAGGTGTTCTGAATATCGGTATCCTCGGAAGGGAAAGCAGAACGGTTGAGACCGATTACCTGCCATCTCTCAGCCAGTAACTTGCGTGTCAGTTCAAGACCAATTCCTGACGTTGAACCTGTGATGAGAGCGGTGCGAAGCTGATTTTGTGTGTTCATATATACCTCCAGATAGAATGGGATTACAGAACGAATCTGTATGCTGCGCTCATTCTATAACTTGGAGTCGACTCCAAGTCAAGGGGTGTTGGGATGGAATGGATCATGCTTGACTTGGAGTCAGCTCCAAGTTGTAATATGGAGAGAAATGAATGTGGAGGAGGCCCATATAATGAGTGAGAATGAAGTGTTCTCCATCAAAGAAACGTCAGAACAGGCTGGATTATCAGAAGATACAATTCGTTATTATGAGAAGATTGGGCTGCTTCCCCGAGCGGAACGCAAGGCCAATCGCCATCGGGTATATCGCTCGGAGGATATCCATACAATGAAGTTGATCACTTGCCTGAAAAAAACAGGAATGTCTCTGGAGGAAATGAAGCCTTATTTACAAATGTCCATGGATTCCGATCTCGCCGATTTCCCGGATGAACGGGAGATGCTGGTGAATCACCGGAAGAAAGTTGAAGCACAGATTGCTTCGCTACAGCAAGTCGTTGATTTTATCGATGAGAAGTTGGAGAAACGAAGTATGTATCCTGATGAATGTCCTATTACGGGGGAGAAGCAGTTGTCTGTTTTTGAAAAACAGAACCTATTCTCTTGATGGCGCTGCTGCCTATTTGAATCTGAAAACCCACGTCATGATGACGCGGGTCTTTTTGCTGTTTCTAGTATTTAATATCGAGTGTATGACGAAGTCGTTTGATATCGCTTTTGGGAGGGAGACCATACATGCGGGCATACTCCCGGCTGAATTGAGACGGACTTTCATAGCCAACCTGGAACGCAGCGTTGGCGGCATCGGTTGAACCTGCTAGCAACATTCGCCGGGCTTCATGCAATCGAATTTGTTTCTGGAATTGCAAAGGGCTCATGGCAGTAATGGCTTTGAAATGATGATGTAATGAGGAAGAACTCATGTTGATCATGGCAGCAAGTTGCTCAATCCGAAGTGGCTTGGCGTAATCAGACTGGATGACTTCGATCACCTCGGCGATGTGCTGTGCATGACTGTCCTGAATAGCAAACTGCTTGATGGAATGTCCATGTTCATCCTGAATAATACGATATAGAATTTCGCGGATAAACAGAGGGGCAAGGACGGGAATGTCTTCAGGTGTGTCCAGCAGCCGAACCAGTCGGATCATGGCTTCAAGAAGGGATGGTTTGGATGAGCTAACAAACAATCCTCTTTGTGTTGAATGGTCAGGTTTGGGTTGTGCAGAAGGCGTATCCTGAATCAGATCAAAAATCTGCCCTGAATCAAAATCCAGTCGAATACATAGATAGGGATGTTCGGTTGTAGCCTGTACAACCTGCCCTGAAATAGGCAAGTTTACGGAAGCTACCAAATATTGTGACAGATCGTAGGTGTAACTCTCGCGGCCGAGTATAACTAATTTGGAGCCTTGGGCGACAATGCAAAGGGCAGGCTGATGAACGGAATATATGGGTTGTGAGATCTCGGAGGCACGGATTAAGGCAAGGGATGGGATTGCTGTTGGATGTATCCCGTCATTTGGGGTGAAATGCTCAATAAGTTGAGCCAATTGTTGCTGCTGCTCTGTGATGCCCGTATCCGCTTCATTTGTTTTGATAAGCATGAATTGCAGCCCCCTTATAAATCACTATTACTATTATTTTAAAACGCGCTGGAGGAATAGGCAAGAATACTGCGGGATTTTTCTATCGTACAACGACTGATCCTCTACATAATGGAGATAAGCAACGGAATCTTTTGAAGCAGAGAGGAGTGAGAGACAATGGAACGTAATTCAATGGGCGACCCACAAGAACCAAAACACCCGTATGTGGGGATGTGGGTCACGAAGGATGGATATATCAGACACGAACTCCTTCCTTGCGGTAGATATGATGAAGCGAGAGGAGATCGGCAAAGTGCATATCAGGGTCGCTATGTTGTTCATGGGAAGCATATAGAATACGTGGATGATACGGGATTTACAGCGGATGGAGTCTTCAGGGACGGCGTTTTGTATCATGCAGGCATGGTGTTGTATAGAGAAAATGTACAATAACAATCAAATAAGGAGCGATATAATATGTCCAATGTAAAAGGGAAAGTTGTTGTCATTACCGGTGCGAGTAGTGGAATTGGTGAGTCAACAGCTCGATTGCTTGCACAGCATGGAGCGCATGTAGTTATTGGAGCTAGACGTATGGAACGTTTGGCGGCGTTGGCCTCCTCCATTCGTTTGGAAGGCGGATCGGTGGAGTATCATTCACTGGATGTTACCAGATTGGAAGAGATGCAAACCATCGTTGACCTCGCTCAAACTCGCTATGGACGTGTCGATGTTATTTTAAATAACGCTGGAGTCATGCCGCTATCTCCCCTTGAATCGTTAAAAGTAGATGAGTGGAATCGCATGATAGATGTTAACATTCGTGGTGTTCTGCATGGCATTGCGGCTGGACTACCTGTTATGAAAAAGCAGGGTTTCGGCCAGTTTATTAATATCGCCTCTATTGGAGCCTATGCCGTGTCACCAACGGCAGCGGTGTATTGTGCAACCAAATACGCGGTCCGCGCCATATCGGAGGGGTTGCGACAGGAAGTAGGCGGAGATATCCGTGTAACCCTTGTATCACCGGGCGTGACGGAATCGGAACTCGCGGATACGATTTCTGATGAAGAAGCACGTGATCTCATGAAAGAGTATCGGCGCATATCCATTCCCGCTTCGGCGATTGCGCAAAGTATCTTGTTTGCCATTAGCCAGCCGGCAGAGGTGGACGTAAATGAGATTGTAGTGAGACCGACGGCAAGCATGGCTTAAGGTCTGATCCTCTTTTGGTATATAATAGGTTCAATTGATACGAAAAGAGGAATAGTGCAGTGACATTACAACAACTAAAATATGTGATCGAAGTTGCCACGCGCGGTTCCATGAATGAAGCAGCCAAAAGGTTGTTTATCTCGCAACCCAGCCTTTCGAATGCCATTCGGGATCTGGAGCAGGAGTTGCGAATTACTATTTTTGAACGTACCAATAAGGGGATATCTCTGTCTAAAGAAGGCGTTGAGTTTCTGAGTTATGCACGTCAGGTGGTAGAACAAGCTGAATTGCTGGAGAATCGTTATCTGAACGCCAAGCCATCCCCGCAGCACTTCTCCGTATCGACGCAGCATTATGCGTTTGCGGTGAATGCCTTTGTTCGTCTGGTACAGCAGTATGGTCAGGATGAATACGAGCTGGCGCTTCGGGAGACCAAGACCTACGAGATTATTCAGGACGTGAAAAGCCTGCGTAGTGAAATTGGCATCCTGTATTTGAATGAGTTCAATGCCAAGGTGATTAACAAATTGTTAAAAGATGCGGGATTGGTTTTCACAAGTTTGTTCACAGCCAAGCCCCATATCTTTATCAGTGTGAAGAACCCGCTGGCGAAGCAGGAGTCGGTTGCAATTGAGCAATTGCAGGATTATCCGTACTTGTCATTTGACCAGGGAGAGTACAATTCATTTCACTTTTCCGAAGAGATCCTGAGTACGTTATCTCACCCAAAAAGCATACAGGTTAATGACCGCGCAACATTGTTTAACCTGTTGATTGGTCTGAATGGTTATACGATCTCTACGGGTGTACTTAGCGCTGATCTGAACGGAAACGAGATCATTCCTGTACCGCTGGAATGTGAGGAATCGATTAATGTAGGGTGGATAAGCCACAAGAGTACTTCCCTCTCTAATCTGGGTGTAGCATATGTCCAAGCTTTGCATGAGGCCATAGGGTCTTAGAAGTGTTAAATGATTCATCAAAAGGCCGTTTCCGGTTGAGTCGGAACGGTCTTTTTGTTGTACCACGATCTTTCAAGTATAGGGTGGTATGTTGTCATCCCGTGTAATAGAATGAAGGTATATGTCGAATGTGTGCAAGAGATCGAAGGGAGAACGGTGAGTGAGAGTTCTGTATCGGAATAAAAGTGAACAGCATGAGCTGACGGTATATGATACCAAAAAGCTTTATGGAGAGAAGGGCCAGTTTCGTGTATTAGAATTCTCCAACGCAGCTGTGCAGGGAGCCATGGATCTGG
Proteins encoded in this region:
- a CDS encoding AraC family transcriptional regulator: MLIKTNEADTGITEQQQQLAQLIEHFTPNDGIHPTAIPSLALIRASEISQPIYSVHQPALCIVAQGSKLVILGRESYTYDLSQYLVASVNLPISGQVVQATTEHPYLCIRLDFDSGQIFDLIQDTPSAQPKPDHSTQRGLFVSSSKPSLLEAMIRLVRLLDTPEDIPVLAPLFIREILYRIIQDEHGHSIKQFAIQDSHAQHIAEVIEVIQSDYAKPLRIEQLAAMINMSSSSLHHHFKAITAMSPLQFQKQIRLHEARRMLLAGSTDAANAAFQVGYESPSQFSREYARMYGLPPKSDIKRLRHTLDIKY
- a CDS encoding oxalate decarboxylase family bicupin, with translation MTKGQQPNEKPFIIPQPIRSDGAGGPDLGPRDVMRDIQNPDMLVPPATDNGLLPNLRMSFSDTHMQLNHGGWSREITARDLPIATTLAGVNMSLTPGGVRELHWHQQSEWAYMIWGTARITSVDQNGRNFIADVGPGDLWFFPKGLPHSIQGLEEGCEFLLVFDDGSFSDLNTLSISDWFAHTPPEVLSVNFGVPESAFQSMPKEQVYIFQDNVPGSIESQEVQSPYGTVPLTFKHRLLAQEPLITPGGSVRIVDSTNFPISTTVAAALVEIRPGAMRELHWHPNADEWQYYLTGQGRMTVFGGNGIARTFDYRAGDVGYVPVAMGHYIQNTGTDTLWFLEIFRSDRFEDVSLNQWMALTPRDLVRDNLNAPPELLDALRKVKWPVV
- a CDS encoding LysR family transcriptional regulator, yielding MTLQQLKYVIEVATRGSMNEAAKRLFISQPSLSNAIRDLEQELRITIFERTNKGISLSKEGVEFLSYARQVVEQAELLENRYLNAKPSPQHFSVSTQHYAFAVNAFVRLVQQYGQDEYELALRETKTYEIIQDVKSLRSEIGILYLNEFNAKVINKLLKDAGLVFTSLFTAKPHIFISVKNPLAKQESVAIEQLQDYPYLSFDQGEYNSFHFSEEILSTLSHPKSIQVNDRATLFNLLIGLNGYTISTGVLSADLNGNEIIPVPLECEESINVGWISHKSTSLSNLGVAYVQALHEAIGS
- a CDS encoding SDR family NAD(P)-dependent oxidoreductase, translated to MNTQNQLRTALITGSTSGIGLELTRKLLAERWQVIGLNRSAFPSEDTDIQNTLRSGQLRPVQANLTNYDSLRTALDQIKSDTDSIDVLFNNAGGSAAELRFSDQGHELHFELQTVVPYIIYMEFVELLLKGQMKTVINTSTTSFNMVRQFDLNILERPAEFKKLFGPYATSKLGLSLWTREVAKSASSDGIQLLSVDPGGNNTLRGNKTSGLPFYIKPIMKWFFPHPSHGASLLYNAALSPTGHESGTFLVKNKATALRFTEQGPAVLHRVNEIYEQRFRTM
- a CDS encoding MerR family transcriptional regulator yields the protein MSENEVFSIKETSEQAGLSEDTIRYYEKIGLLPRAERKANRHRVYRSEDIHTMKLITCLKKTGMSLEEMKPYLQMSMDSDLADFPDEREMLVNHRKKVEAQIASLQQVVDFIDEKLEKRSMYPDECPITGEKQLSVFEKQNLFS
- a CDS encoding Atu4866 domain-containing protein, with the translated sequence MERNSMGDPQEPKHPYVGMWVTKDGYIRHELLPCGRYDEARGDRQSAYQGRYVVHGKHIEYVDDTGFTADGVFRDGVLYHAGMVLYRENVQ
- a CDS encoding SDR family oxidoreductase → MSNVKGKVVVITGASSGIGESTARLLAQHGAHVVIGARRMERLAALASSIRLEGGSVEYHSLDVTRLEEMQTIVDLAQTRYGRVDVILNNAGVMPLSPLESLKVDEWNRMIDVNIRGVLHGIAAGLPVMKKQGFGQFINIASIGAYAVSPTAAVYCATKYAVRAISEGLRQEVGGDIRVTLVSPGVTESELADTISDEEARDLMKEYRRISIPASAIAQSILFAISQPAEVDVNEIVVRPTASMA